One stretch of Terriglobia bacterium DNA includes these proteins:
- a CDS encoding DUF2461 domain-containing protein, with protein sequence MTNRAFNAFPKEGLQFLRSLKRHNNREWFQEHKSIYEQHVKQPMEALIGALAAEFRRFAPEMMATPKVSAYRIYRDTRFSKDKSPYKTHVAASFPRSGLGKHDGSGFYLHIAPSEVFIGGGLYMPEPEDLARVRQRIADDPEAFFKVIRSKRFKNLFGEVTGDQLARIPRGFRADHPAADYLRHKNFLAARSFPAETAVSPQFFKLIVETFKGMAPFVRFLNEPILHARRLKQRQESLLL encoded by the coding sequence ATGACAAACAGGGCGTTCAATGCGTTTCCGAAAGAAGGGCTTCAGTTCCTTCGATCGTTGAAGCGCCATAATAATAGGGAATGGTTCCAGGAGCACAAAAGTATTTACGAACAGCACGTGAAGCAGCCGATGGAGGCCTTGATTGGCGCTCTGGCCGCGGAATTCCGGCGATTCGCACCCGAAATGATGGCGACACCCAAGGTTTCCGCCTATCGTATCTACAGGGACACGCGATTTTCAAAGGATAAATCGCCATACAAAACACATGTCGCGGCCAGCTTTCCGAGATCCGGACTGGGTAAGCATGACGGCTCCGGCTTTTATCTGCACATCGCTCCCTCGGAAGTGTTTATTGGCGGAGGGTTGTACATGCCTGAACCGGAAGATCTCGCCCGGGTCCGGCAGCGGATTGCCGACGATCCGGAGGCCTTTTTCAAGGTCATTCGAAGTAAGCGGTTTAAAAACCTGTTTGGTGAAGTCACCGGAGACCAACTCGCCCGCATCCCTCGCGGCTTCCGCGCGGACCATCCGGCGGCAGACTATCTCCGGCATAAAAACTTCCTTGCCGCCCGAAGCTTTCCTGCGGAGACCGCGGTCAGCCCGCAGTTCTTTAAATTGATCGTGGAAACGTTTAAGGGCATGGCGCCTTTCGTCCGCTTCCTGAATGAACCGATACTTCACGCCCGCCGGCTCAAACAGCGCCAGGAATCCCTGTTACTCTAA
- a CDS encoding phosphomannose isomerase type II C-terminal cupin domain, which produces MLSDQRPWGAFTVLDETPGYKVKRIEVFPEKRLSYQRHERRSEHWMIVSGTAKVTLDGREIILKSGETVDIPAKSAHRIENVGAVTMVFIEIQTGTYFGEDDIERLQDDYGRVK; this is translated from the coding sequence ATGCTTTCCGATCAGCGGCCTTGGGGCGCCTTCACGGTCCTCGATGAAACGCCTGGCTACAAAGTCAAACGGATCGAGGTTTTTCCTGAAAAGCGGCTGAGCTACCAGCGTCACGAACGCCGATCCGAGCACTGGATGATCGTCTCCGGGACGGCGAAAGTCACCCTCGACGGCCGGGAAATCATCCTCAAGAGCGGGGAAACGGTCGATATCCCGGCGAAGTCGGCGCATCGCATCGAAAATGTCGGCGCCGTTACGATGGTTTTCATCGAGATTCAGACCGGAACCTACTTCGGTGAGGACGATATTGAGCGCCTGCAGGATGACTATGGCCGCGTGAAGTAG